Proteins from a single region of Engystomops pustulosus chromosome 5, aEngPut4.maternal, whole genome shotgun sequence:
- the LOC140133648 gene encoding patched domain-containing protein 3-like has protein sequence MSRCHTDCIQRPLSRAFRWLGKLVGRYPWWFLLIPFVLSAGLGAGFYFLPQRKANDIEEQFTPIGGPAKTEREFVRTRFPTNDSGQFSASRLYTEGSFVSLLAVSTSDNVLNSNTFEELMKLDEMVQNFTVMDPTTNTTLTFQQLCAEVQGPKCISPNPLLSAVQGNLSLIETIHIQYPMFRNRTFIGTYLGGVQLNSGNIVQKAKAIKLVYYLREDDENDREKSLQWINEFITFFSKNDLQLGEIKVSYFTSLSRQQEFDGITKSVIPLFSITYFITIFFSILSCIRLDCVRNKFWVAGFGVISSGLAVLSSFGLLLLCGVPFVVTVANAPFLILGVGVDDMFIMISSWQQTKVKDKVEDRMADTYAEAAVSITITTLTDVLAFYIGILTSFQSVQSFCIYTGTAILFCFLYNVTCFGAFLALNGRREESNRHWFICKKVTEEKDTHRSSAYNMCCVGGGYSQITGKETDHPITSFFRNQYGPFLTNIWTKIFVLLLYLGYLASSIYGCFQVQEGIDLRNLATDSSYVRSFYDDEDLYFSEYGPRVMVVVTEELSYWDLDVQGKIDRCMESFIDDPYVSKSLSESWFTVYREMAQQMNLNISDKSNFIDNLSVLFTTIPDFRQDVDIQSGNILASRFFIQTVNVTSAVDERNLLNQVRHTAKTCEIPVLVYHPAFIYFDQYAVIISNTIQNTAVAAATMFVISILLIPNPLCSLWVTFTIASIIVGVTGFMAYWDVNLDSISMINLVICIGFSVDFSAHISYAYVSNFNTKANDRVIEALHSLGYPIVQGAVSTILGVIVLSAAESYIFRTFFKIIFLVIAFGMIHGLVFLPVFFTFFGNCVTHNEATKIAADIDEQSLDNDMKETYLNDYDNIVTHFPKKSTNVDPKCP, from the exons ATGTCCAGGTGTCACACagactgtatacagagacctcTCTCTCGAGCCTTCAGGTGGCTTGGTAAGCTGGTGGGAAGATACCCCTGGTGGTTCCTTCTCATTCCTTTTGTTTTATCTGCTGGTTTGGGAGCTGGGTTTTACTTTTTACCACAGAGAAAAGCAAATGACATTGAAGAACAGTTCACACCAATTGGAGGTCCGGCTAAAACTGAGCGAGAATTTGTAAGGACACGTTTTCCCACCAATGACTCGGGACAGTTTTCTGCATCGCGATTGTACACAGAAGGTTCCTTTGTCTCTCTCTTGGCCGTGAGCACATCTGATAATGTCCTAAACAGTAACACGTTTGAAGAACTCATGAAGTTGGATGAGATGGTGCAGAACTTCACCGTGATGGATCCTACAACTAACACAACTCTCACATTTCAGCAACTGTGTGCCGAGGTCCAGGGACCAAAATGTATCTCACCTAATCCCCTTCTATCTGCAGTACAAGGCAATCTGAGTCTGATAGAGacaatacatatacaatatcccatgtTTAGAAATAGAACATTCATAGGGACATACCTGGGTGGAGTGCAACTGAATTCAGGAAATATTGTCCAAAAAGCCAAAGCCATCAAATTAGTTTATTACCTGAGAGAAGACGATGAGAACGACAGAGAAAAGAGTCTGCAATGGATCAACGAATTTATCACATTTTTCTCAAAGAATGACTTACAGCTCGGTGAAATCAAG GTATCATATTTCACATCGCTATCACGGCAGCAGGAATTTGACGGCATCACAAAGTCTGTAATTCCATTGTTTTCCATTACCTATTTTATCaccatatttttttctattttgtcatGTATAAG ACTTGATTGTGTGAGGAACAAATTCTGGGTGGCCGGATTTGGAGTCATTTCTTCTGGATTGGCTGTGCTCTCTAGTTTTGGCCTTTTGTTACTATGTGGAGTGCCCTTTGTAGTGACTGTTGCGAATGCACCATTCCTCATTCTTG GTGTCGGGGTGGATGATATGTTCATTATGATTTCCAGCTGGCAACAAACTAAAGTAAAGGATAAAGTTGAAGACAGAATGGCCGATACATACGCTGAGGCTGCTGTCTCCATAACAATCACAACGCTCACAGATGTTCTAGCTTTCTACATTGGAATTCTGACCTCCTTCCAGTCTGTGCAGTCATTTTGTATATACACTGGGACGGCCATCTTGTTCTGCTTCCTGTATAACGTCACTTGCTTTGGGGCTTTCTTAGCTCTCAATGGCAGAAGAGAGGAGAGTAACAGGCATTGGTTCATTTGTAAGAAGGTGACAGAAGAGAAAGACACCCATCGATCTTCTGCCTATAACATGTGCTGTGTTGGAGGAGGATACAGCCAGATCACTGGTAAAGAGACCGATCATCCCATCACTAGTTTTTTTCGGAATCAGTATGGACCATTTCTGACTAACATCTGGACCAAGATTTTTGTTCTTCTATTGTACTTAGGATATCTGGCCAGCAGTATATATGGCTGTTTTCAGGTTCAGGAAGGCATTGACTTACGTAATCTAGCTACTGATAGCTCTTATGTTCGTTCCTTCTATGACGATGAAGATTTATATTTTTCAGAGTACGGTCCTAGAGTGATGGTTGTGGTGACTGAGGAGCTTTCATACTGGGACTTAGATGTTCAGGGAAAAATTGACAGGTGTATGGAGTCTTTTATAGATGATCCCTATGTTAGTAAGTCTCTCTCCGAGTCCTGGTTCACAGTGTATAGAGAGATGGCTCAGCAGATGAACTTGAACATTAGTGACAAAAGCAACTTTATCGATAATTTATCAGTATTATTTACTACAATACCAGATTTTAGGCAAGATGTGGACATTCAGTCGGGTAATATATTAGCTTCCCGTTTCTTTATCCAGACGGTAAATGTTACATCAGCAGTGGATGAGAGAAACCTGTTAAACCAAGTCCGACATACAGCAAAGACGTGTGAGATCCCAGTTCTTGTCTATCATCCAGCGTTTATATATTTTGACCAATATGCTGTAATCATATCAAACACCATACAGAACACTGCAGTTGCTGCGGCCACCATGTTTGTGATCTCAATCCTCCTAATTCCAAATCCTCTGTGCTCCTTGTGGGTGACATTCACTATAGCATCTATTATAGTGGGTGTTACAGGTTTCATGGCTTACTGGGATGTCAACTTAGATTCCATCTCCATGATCAACCTCGTCATCTGCATTGGATTCTCTGTAGACTTCTCTGCTCACATTTCATATGCTTATGTCTCCAACTTCAACACCAAAGCCAATGATAGGGTGATCGAGGCCTTACATTCTCTGGGGTATcctatagtgcagggagctgtgtCCACCATCCTGGGGGTGATTGTCCTTTCTGCAGCTGAGAGTTACATCTTCAGGACATTTTTTAAGATCATATTCCTTGTTATTGCATTTGGTATGATACATGGACTGGTTTTCCTTCCTGTATTTTTCACATTCTTCGGTAATTGTGTGACGCACAATGAGGCTACAAAGATTGCAGCAGATATAGATGAACAAAGCTTAGACAATGATATGAAAGAAACATATTTAAATGATTATGACAACATAGTTACACATTTTCCAAAGAAATCTACAAATGTTGATCCTAAATGCCCTTAA